The Candidatus Micrarchaeia archaeon genome includes a region encoding these proteins:
- a CDS encoding PadR family transcriptional regulator has translation IKRLHKENIKITYSQLYPLLNSLHKKGYIKKIEDKKNKRKKYIYKITKEGEECFRNVRKLITPTLEKYMLFLLKAK, from the coding sequence AATAAAAAGACTACACAAAGAAAACATAAAAATTACTTATTCTCAATTATATCCTTTATTAAATTCTTTACATAAAAAAGGGTATATCAAAAAAATTGAAGATAAAAAAAATAAAAGGAAAAAATATATATATAAAATAACAAAAGAAGGAGAAGAATGTTTTAGGAATGTAAGAAAATTGATTACCCCAACATTAGAAAAATATATGTTATTTTTATTAAAGGCGAAGTAA